A DNA window from Christiangramia salexigens contains the following coding sequences:
- a CDS encoding LamG-like jellyroll fold domain-containing protein — MHKITKGSQILYVLIFLCLIILTSSWKNEGKSSSIAITQDSTTDASCPASADGSVSISVGGGVGPYTYAWTEPGFISTSVDINNLQAGTNHEVKVSDDIDPTIVAPDDINVGTDSNSCFATNVDLGEPTTVDNCNCETTSNDAPAQFPLGSTTVTWTVTDDEGNTATDTQIVTVVDDIDPTVITKNIDAFLDANGEVSITPADVDNGSNDNCGIASYSLNKTDFDCDDVGAKTVTLTVTDNSGNSSNANATVTVRDNMAPNAIAKDITVQLDSTGQVNITTTDIDNGSNDNCEIDSISLSQTNFTCSDVGANSVTLTVTDVNGNSSSKTATVTVEDNIAPTAIAKNITVQLDPAGQATITAEEIDNGSDDNCDIQSLSVSPSTFDCSDVGANPVILTVTDVNGNTSTANSTVTIEDSVAPVAFAQNFSVELDSNGQASISVADINNASSDNCEIDTMTLSQTNFDCSNVGSNTVTFTVTDVNGNSDTAEITVTVSDNIKPVITAGTDISVDNDNGQCEATVNVTPATASDNCSVSAPTGTRDDGLALNAPYPIGSTVITWTATDVNSNAAESVTQTVTVTDNEAPVPPSIDDIFWGCEYTVEAPVATDNCSGSITGTTTDPVTYSNSGTYTITWTFTDEYSNTSQITQQVVIDELEVAISKTDVECNGFNTGEINVTATGGVSPYTYSWATLSNGANKTDLPAGDYQITVTDFNGCEVVETITITQPEALSISGSNTGDTSCYEAADGSITAGDVSGGTPPYEYSIDNTTFQSSTSFTGLTAGDYTIFIQDANECALQDFVTVNEPDVLSAELSKTNVLCNGGSSGTITLSNTLGGSGNYEYSIDNTNWQTTPSFEGLTAGNYPVYIRDADATSCVILLNNSFEITEPTVLQASATSTRTTSYGSSTGTATVNATGGTPGYTYAWREAGNAAVITDTKTANNLAAGDYEVTVTDKNGCTLPPIEVTVIDAIYAEVESTTMCSGEEIEEDQIRTAYFRVTDLTAVGGDGNYTYSWDFGEGNTGTGPGEHTVNYNSNGNKTITLTIRDNGGSGETFTLTQDLYVGLCHEPCGQAQNAQFNVDAIYIGDINGNELDLDDPAVCSPAVNKYLFLPVDKNVNMYNPYTEITFRTTNGLTDEFDFQSDSDCRDEDEIDEQPVVNNNDKPNKVGDYIRLTRDPIEYLCGDALEIESFYITYTNVSKKDCLSNNNGFCYSTNDPVTVPTPVYVEATPSPVNCFGQSTGMISAKGTGGYAPYSFNITGENDPYDTPKIFNDLAAGSYTVYIKDSRGNTNSTTVTITQPSSAVTVNEEDFTITQPVCNGETGIAEVEGDGGTPFIDAEGKPYYEYLWNDASETAAAKAENLSPGDYTVTVTDANGCQATKTITIVEPPVLTTPDAGPDQNLNCGIYSTNLQANTPTEGVGTWTIDTANSSAGGVISDDTNPNSQFSAAQGTYSLIWTIANADGSCDQADTVTITIAGECSTLDFDGVDDHVFFDDNYGFTTGSFTIEVWVKPESTTGVQTIFSKRDKSNLTSGGYDLIINSGSPTFRWKGKTATTAKKLTTARWYHLAVIFDGNTAKLYVDGIDVGNASAANPAAISTPFILGAMYDSASPLNPKNYFSGWMEELRIWNSALSQEQLRFMMNQRVEANGSNTKGEVLPMDVPGPLAWNKLIGYYHLSPADNINGETPDISGTPLNGILRNIETDQKNSAPLPYVSEANGSWRNRATWDTNIGGADENWWDVPNGKGINGEYINWNIAQISNDINSAYENIYLLGLISESGELLMDGSVPEKTGNGLTVTKYLKLDGTINLDGQSQLVQTENSILEPNSSGTIEIDQQGTENSFNYNYWSSPVSLRDNTTNNTGFRLNDVLFDGSTSAPGGISYNGQYHWADGNYSGDARISTYWLYSFQGTADDYSEWHRFDQNTLLDPGIGYTMKGTKGYVPLTNQQNYTFKGKPNNGDIIVNIGANQNLLIGNPYPSAIDANMFIEENLGRFNGTIYYWDHFGKEDSHYLEEYVGGYAVMNLAGGVEAATSSDARINNNDTRGNKTPGDYIPVGQGFFVNSTGADNPGPIYFKNEQRAFVREATGDSQFLVQEKPTKKDQATYTKDSRFKIRLKFSSPRGYNRQILVTADSKTTSGYDLGYDAPLIDNIPEDMYWIIDESEFVIQGVPDFNFDRVLPLGVKIADEGEFSIEVEKLENFPKEINIYVHDKETDLYHNITKEAFQTEATTGEYNERYDIVFFEPTEEGEPVEEEEEHTEEEESEEEQAEKPDPILTESWFTTDYLRDSKDLILNNPELTDIKAVEIYSLTGQFIERFQDLPVQRTYNLTIERQLSSAIYIVRIYTANNEYSRKIIVQN; from the coding sequence ATGCATAAAATTACTAAAGGATCCCAAATCCTCTATGTGCTTATATTCTTATGTTTGATTATTCTTACTTCATCCTGGAAAAATGAAGGAAAATCGTCTAGTATTGCTATAACACAAGATTCCACTACAGATGCCTCGTGCCCTGCAAGTGCAGATGGCTCTGTGTCTATTTCTGTTGGTGGTGGAGTTGGTCCTTATACCTACGCATGGACAGAACCTGGTTTTATAAGTACTTCTGTAGATATCAATAATTTACAAGCAGGAACTAATCATGAGGTAAAGGTCTCTGATGATATCGACCCAACTATCGTAGCGCCAGATGATATTAACGTAGGTACCGATTCCAATTCATGTTTTGCTACCAATGTAGATCTGGGAGAACCCACTACGGTAGACAATTGCAACTGTGAGACAACATCTAATGATGCCCCTGCCCAATTTCCACTAGGATCTACCACTGTAACCTGGACCGTTACCGACGATGAAGGAAATACTGCCACAGACACGCAGATCGTTACTGTAGTGGACGATATAGACCCCACAGTTATAACAAAAAACATAGACGCTTTTCTTGACGCCAATGGTGAGGTCTCGATTACTCCTGCAGATGTAGATAATGGCTCGAATGACAATTGTGGAATAGCATCATATAGCTTAAATAAAACAGATTTTGATTGTGATGATGTAGGCGCTAAAACAGTCACACTTACTGTTACTGACAATAGTGGAAATTCAAGTAACGCTAATGCAACGGTAACTGTAAGAGATAATATGGCCCCTAATGCGATCGCCAAAGATATCACAGTTCAGCTGGATTCGACTGGACAGGTAAATATTACCACCACAGATATTGATAATGGGTCTAATGATAATTGTGAAATTGATTCAATAAGTCTTAGTCAAACTAATTTTACATGTAGTGATGTTGGAGCCAACTCAGTAACCCTTACTGTAACTGATGTTAACGGCAATTCAAGCTCAAAAACTGCAACTGTAACGGTAGAGGATAATATTGCTCCTACCGCAATAGCTAAAAATATTACCGTTCAACTAGATCCAGCCGGACAGGCCACTATTACAGCAGAAGAAATTGATAATGGATCAGATGATAATTGTGATATTCAATCTCTTAGCGTTAGTCCGTCCACCTTTGACTGTTCAGATGTTGGAGCCAACCCAGTAATCTTAACCGTAACCGATGTTAACGGAAATACAAGTACAGCCAACTCCACCGTCACCATTGAAGATAGCGTTGCCCCAGTTGCATTTGCTCAGAATTTTAGTGTTGAATTAGATTCGAATGGTCAGGCATCTATCAGTGTAGCCGATATAAACAATGCTTCCAGTGATAATTGTGAGATAGATACTATGACGCTTAGTCAGACGAATTTTGACTGTTCTAATGTAGGCTCAAACACCGTAACTTTTACCGTCACAGATGTTAATGGAAATTCTGATACTGCTGAAATCACCGTTACTGTAAGCGACAATATTAAGCCTGTGATAACAGCGGGAACTGATATATCAGTAGATAACGATAACGGACAATGCGAAGCTACCGTTAATGTTACTCCTGCGACTGCAAGTGATAACTGTAGCGTTTCTGCTCCAACCGGAACCCGTGACGATGGTTTGGCACTTAACGCTCCTTATCCGATAGGTTCTACGGTTATTACCTGGACAGCTACAGATGTAAACTCTAATGCAGCAGAATCGGTTACCCAAACGGTTACCGTTACCGATAATGAAGCTCCGGTACCTCCTTCTATTGATGATATTTTCTGGGGATGTGAATATACGGTGGAAGCTCCTGTTGCTACAGATAACTGCTCCGGCAGTATAACAGGAACCACTACAGATCCAGTCACCTATTCCAATTCCGGAACCTACACGATAACCTGGACTTTTACCGACGAATACAGTAATACAAGTCAGATTACTCAACAGGTGGTCATAGATGAATTAGAGGTTGCAATTAGCAAAACAGATGTAGAGTGTAATGGATTCAACACTGGAGAAATAAACGTAACCGCTACAGGCGGAGTTTCGCCATATACTTATAGCTGGGCAACATTGAGTAACGGCGCCAATAAAACAGATCTACCGGCAGGTGATTATCAGATTACCGTAACAGATTTTAACGGTTGTGAAGTTGTGGAAACTATCACTATCACACAACCCGAAGCTCTAAGCATTTCAGGCTCTAATACCGGCGATACTTCATGTTATGAAGCTGCAGATGGAAGCATTACTGCAGGAGATGTTAGCGGAGGAACTCCACCTTATGAGTACTCAATAGACAACACCACTTTTCAATCTTCAACAAGTTTTACAGGTTTGACCGCCGGAGATTATACAATATTTATACAGGATGCTAATGAGTGCGCATTACAGGATTTCGTAACTGTTAATGAACCCGATGTATTAAGCGCAGAGCTTTCTAAAACCAATGTTTTATGTAACGGAGGTTCTTCAGGAACTATTACCTTATCCAACACACTTGGAGGAAGCGGTAATTACGAATATTCCATAGATAATACGAACTGGCAGACTACTCCCTCTTTTGAAGGGCTTACCGCTGGCAACTACCCGGTTTATATAAGGGATGCAGATGCCACTTCATGTGTGATATTATTAAATAATTCCTTTGAAATTACAGAACCTACGGTATTACAAGCTTCTGCAACATCTACAAGAACTACGTCTTATGGCAGTTCCACAGGTACGGCAACTGTAAATGCAACCGGCGGAACACCTGGTTATACCTATGCATGGAGAGAGGCCGGAAATGCTGCCGTGATTACCGACACAAAAACTGCAAACAATCTGGCTGCCGGTGATTATGAAGTAACAGTGACAGACAAAAATGGTTGCACGCTACCTCCTATTGAGGTTACTGTTATTGATGCTATCTATGCAGAGGTGGAGTCTACAACCATGTGTTCTGGAGAGGAAATTGAAGAAGATCAGATTAGAACTGCATATTTTCGAGTAACCGATCTTACGGCAGTGGGAGGCGATGGTAATTATACCTATAGCTGGGATTTTGGAGAAGGAAATACCGGCACTGGACCAGGCGAACATACTGTAAATTATAACAGTAATGGAAACAAAACTATAACCCTTACAATACGGGATAATGGCGGAAGTGGTGAAACATTCACTCTTACTCAAGACCTGTACGTAGGTCTTTGTCATGAACCATGCGGTCAGGCTCAAAATGCCCAATTCAATGTAGACGCTATTTACATAGGAGATATTAACGGAAATGAATTGGATCTGGATGATCCCGCTGTTTGTAGCCCTGCTGTGAACAAATATCTTTTCTTGCCGGTGGATAAAAATGTGAATATGTATAATCCCTATACTGAGATCACATTTAGAACTACAAATGGTCTTACCGATGAATTCGATTTCCAGTCGGATAGCGATTGTAGGGATGAAGACGAAATCGACGAGCAACCTGTGGTTAATAATAACGATAAACCAAATAAAGTAGGAGATTATATACGATTAACAAGAGATCCGATTGAATACCTGTGTGGAGATGCACTGGAGATAGAAAGCTTCTATATAACCTATACTAATGTTTCTAAGAAAGACTGTTTAAGTAATAACAATGGGTTCTGTTATTCTACCAACGACCCCGTAACGGTACCAACTCCCGTCTATGTTGAGGCCACTCCATCTCCGGTAAATTGTTTTGGTCAGTCTACAGGTATGATATCTGCAAAAGGTACTGGAGGCTATGCGCCTTATAGTTTTAATATTACAGGAGAAAATGACCCATATGACACGCCCAAAATTTTTAACGATCTGGCGGCTGGAAGTTATACCGTTTATATTAAAGATAGCAGAGGAAATACAAACTCAACAACTGTAACTATTACTCAACCTTCATCAGCCGTTACAGTTAACGAAGAGGACTTTACGATTACTCAACCGGTATGTAATGGCGAAACTGGCATAGCAGAAGTTGAAGGTGATGGAGGAACTCCGTTTATAGATGCAGAGGGGAAACCTTATTATGAATATCTTTGGAATGACGCAAGTGAGACGGCTGCTGCTAAGGCTGAAAATTTAAGCCCAGGAGATTATACGGTTACCGTTACAGATGCAAATGGATGTCAGGCTACAAAAACTATTACGATTGTGGAGCCTCCGGTATTAACTACTCCGGATGCAGGTCCAGACCAAAACTTAAATTGTGGAATTTATTCCACGAACTTACAGGCTAATACTCCTACCGAAGGTGTGGGGACCTGGACTATAGATACAGCTAATTCTTCGGCCGGAGGTGTTATTAGCGATGACACGAATCCTAATTCACAATTTAGCGCTGCTCAGGGAACTTATTCTTTAATATGGACCATTGCAAATGCAGATGGCAGCTGTGATCAAGCCGATACCGTAACCATCACTATAGCCGGAGAATGTTCAACACTGGATTTTGATGGTGTGGATGATCATGTCTTCTTCGATGATAATTATGGATTCACCACCGGAAGTTTTACTATTGAGGTGTGGGTGAAACCAGAATCTACCACAGGTGTTCAAACCATTTTCAGCAAAAGGGACAAATCAAATCTTACATCTGGAGGTTATGACCTTATCATTAACAGCGGTTCTCCTACCTTTAGATGGAAAGGAAAAACAGCTACTACAGCCAAAAAATTAACTACAGCAAGATGGTATCATCTAGCGGTAATTTTTGATGGCAATACTGCAAAATTATATGTAGATGGCATTGATGTAGGAAATGCTTCGGCTGCAAATCCTGCTGCAATAAGCACTCCCTTTATATTAGGTGCCATGTATGATTCAGCCTCCCCTCTAAACCCTAAAAATTATTTTTCGGGATGGATGGAAGAGCTAAGGATTTGGAATTCTGCATTGAGCCAGGAGCAATTAAGATTCATGATGAACCAAAGAGTAGAAGCAAATGGATCGAACACAAAAGGAGAGGTTTTACCTATGGATGTTCCCGGGCCTTTGGCATGGAATAAATTGATTGGATACTATCACCTGAGTCCTGCAGATAATATTAATGGTGAGACTCCCGATATTTCCGGAACTCCTTTAAATGGAATTTTAAGAAACATAGAAACAGATCAGAAAAACTCTGCTCCACTTCCATATGTATCAGAAGCTAATGGTAGCTGGAGAAACCGCGCTACCTGGGATACCAATATTGGCGGAGCCGATGAGAACTGGTGGGATGTGCCTAATGGCAAAGGAATTAATGGTGAATACATCAACTGGAATATTGCACAAATATCCAACGACATAAACTCTGCGTATGAGAACATCTATTTGCTTGGATTGATCTCTGAAAGTGGTGAATTACTAATGGATGGTAGTGTTCCCGAAAAAACCGGGAATGGCCTCACAGTAACAAAATACTTAAAACTTGATGGTACTATAAACCTGGATGGCCAGTCTCAATTAGTACAAACAGAGAATAGTATTCTTGAACCTAACAGTAGCGGTACTATAGAAATTGATCAACAGGGAACTGAGAATAGTTTTAATTACAACTACTGGAGTTCACCGGTAAGTTTAAGAGATAATACCACGAATAACACCGGATTCAGACTAAATGATGTTCTATTTGACGGTTCAACTTCTGCTCCTGGAGGCATTTCCTATAATGGGCAATATCACTGGGCAGACGGAAATTATTCTGGTGATGCAAGAATAAGCACCTACTGGTTATATTCTTTCCAGGGAACTGCCGATGATTACAGCGAGTGGCACAGATTTGACCAAAACACTTTATTGGACCCTGGTATCGGTTATACCATGAAAGGAACCAAAGGCTATGTTCCTTTGACCAATCAACAGAATTACACCTTTAAAGGAAAACCTAATAATGGTGATATCATAGTGAATATCGGCGCCAACCAAAACCTTTTAATCGGTAACCCTTATCCTTCAGCTATAGATGCCAACATGTTCATTGAAGAGAACTTAGGAAGGTTTAATGGTACAATTTATTACTGGGATCATTTTGGAAAAGAAGATTCCCATTATTTAGAAGAATATGTTGGTGGATATGCCGTGATGAACCTTGCTGGAGGTGTTGAAGCAGCCACTTCGAGTGATGCCAGAATCAATAATAACGACACAAGGGGTAATAAAACCCCTGGCGATTATATTCCGGTAGGACAGGGCTTTTTTGTAAACTCCACAGGAGCCGATAATCCGGGACCAATCTACTTTAAAAATGAACAACGTGCATTCGTAAGGGAAGCCACAGGAGATTCGCAGTTTTTGGTACAGGAAAAACCAACCAAGAAGGACCAGGCTACCTATACTAAAGACTCGCGCTTTAAAATTCGACTAAAATTCAGTTCCCCAAGAGGCTACAACCGACAGATCCTGGTTACTGCCGATTCTAAAACGACTTCAGGCTATGATCTGGGTTATGATGCCCCTTTAATAGATAATATCCCTGAAGACATGTATTGGATTATAGATGAATCTGAGTTTGTAATACAGGGGGTACCAGATTTCAACTTCGACAGAGTTCTTCCATTAGGAGTTAAGATCGCAGATGAAGGCGAATTCAGTATTGAAGTGGAAAAACTAGAAAACTTCCCTAAGGAAATCAACATCTATGTACATGATAAAGAAACCGATCTTTATCATAATATCACTAAGGAAGCTTTCCAGACCGAAGCAACCACTGGAGAGTATAACGAACGGTATGACATCGTTTTCTTTGAACCAACAGAGGAAGGCGAACCTGTTGAAGAAGAGGAAGAACACACTGAGGAAGAGGAATCCGAAGAAGAACAGGCAGAAAAGCCAGATCCAATCTTAACTGAGTCCTGGTTCACGACAGATTATCTGAGAGATTCTAAAGATTTGATCTTAAATAATCCAGAATTAACAGATATTAAAGCTGTGGAAATCTACAGTCTGACAGGACAATTTATTGAACGTTTCCAAGATCTACCGGTTCAGAGAACCTATAACTTAACGATAGAAAGGCAATTAAGTTCTGCTATATATATTGTAAGGATCTATACCGCGAACAATGAATACTCCAGAAAAATAATTGTACAGAATTAG
- the rsmG gene encoding 16S rRNA (guanine(527)-N(7))-methyltransferase RsmG produces the protein MELIRKYFPELTEDQIQKFEKLEELYKDWNLKINVVSRKDIDELYLRHVLHSLGIAKVQSFKPGSKVLDVGTGGGFPGIPLAIMFPETEFHLVDSIGKKIKVVNEVSEGLELKNVTSFNKRVEELSGNYDFIVSRAVAVMPTFVRWIKGKIAKESNHERKNGILYLKGGDLSEELQDYRTAEIFELSDYFQEEFFDTKKVVYLPMKYKP, from the coding sequence TTGGAACTAATACGTAAATACTTCCCGGAATTAACCGAAGATCAAATTCAGAAATTTGAAAAATTAGAGGAACTATATAAAGATTGGAATCTAAAGATAAATGTGGTTTCCAGAAAAGATATAGATGAGCTATACCTGAGACATGTTTTACATTCCCTTGGAATAGCGAAAGTGCAAAGCTTCAAACCTGGATCAAAGGTTCTTGATGTTGGTACTGGAGGAGGATTTCCCGGAATACCTTTAGCCATTATGTTTCCCGAAACAGAATTCCATTTGGTAGATTCTATAGGAAAGAAGATAAAAGTAGTAAATGAAGTTAGTGAAGGCCTGGAGCTTAAAAATGTAACTTCCTTTAATAAACGGGTTGAGGAACTATCCGGTAATTATGATTTCATAGTGAGTAGAGCAGTAGCTGTAATGCCTACTTTTGTTAGATGGATAAAGGGTAAAATTGCTAAGGAAAGCAATCATGAGAGAAAGAACGGAATCCTTTATTTAAAAGGAGGAGATCTTTCTGAAGAACTTCAGGATTACAGAACTGCTGAAATTTTTGAGCTTTCAGATTACTTTCAGGAGGAATTTTTTGATACTAAAAAGGTCGTTTATCTTCCAATGAAATATAAACCCTAA
- a CDS encoding pyridoxal phosphate-dependent aminotransferase codes for MQEKLSNRINSMATSQTLAMAAKARELKAEGKDIIGLSLGEPDFNTPDFIKEAAIQAINDNYNSYTPVDGYVELKDAIINKFKRDNNLTYDRSQIVVSTGAKQSLANVAMVVLNPGDEVLLPCPYWVSYAEIVKLAEGVPVEVPTSVETNFKITPEQLEASITPKTKMIWYSSPCNPSGMVYSKEELRALADVLKKYPDIIVVSDEIYEHINFVGDHASMAGFEDMYDRTVTVNGVSKAFAMTGWRIGYIGAPSYIARACNKMQGQITSGANCIAQRAVITALEAPVSKISYMIDTFKSRRKLIIDLLNNIEGFRTTEPEGAFYVFPNISSFFGKTIKGHKIANATDFSLFLLEEANVATVTGEAFGNPECIRISYAASESQIEEALKRIKEALS; via the coding sequence ATGCAGGAAAAATTATCCAATCGCATCAATTCAATGGCAACTTCGCAAACCCTGGCTATGGCAGCCAAAGCGCGTGAACTGAAAGCAGAAGGCAAAGATATTATTGGCCTGAGTTTAGGGGAGCCAGATTTTAATACTCCGGATTTCATTAAAGAAGCTGCAATTCAAGCCATTAACGACAACTATAATTCATATACTCCAGTAGACGGATATGTTGAGTTAAAAGATGCTATCATCAATAAATTTAAAAGAGATAACAATCTTACTTACGACAGGTCTCAGATCGTTGTTTCAACCGGAGCAAAACAATCATTGGCCAATGTTGCTATGGTTGTTTTAAATCCCGGAGATGAAGTGCTTTTGCCTTGCCCATATTGGGTAAGCTATGCAGAAATTGTAAAACTAGCAGAAGGGGTACCGGTAGAAGTTCCAACTTCAGTAGAAACAAATTTTAAAATCACACCGGAACAACTTGAGGCTTCCATTACTCCAAAAACGAAAATGATCTGGTATAGTTCTCCTTGTAATCCAAGTGGAATGGTATACAGTAAAGAGGAATTAAGAGCCCTGGCCGATGTTCTTAAGAAATATCCGGATATCATAGTAGTTAGTGATGAAATATACGAACATATCAATTTTGTAGGCGATCATGCTTCGATGGCGGGATTTGAAGATATGTATGATCGTACTGTTACGGTTAATGGTGTATCTAAGGCATTCGCAATGACAGGCTGGAGAATAGGATATATTGGAGCTCCTTCTTATATAGCAAGAGCCTGTAATAAAATGCAAGGTCAGATCACAAGCGGAGCAAACTGTATTGCTCAACGTGCCGTAATAACTGCACTGGAAGCACCGGTATCAAAGATCAGTTATATGATAGATACCTTTAAAAGCAGAAGAAAACTTATCATAGATCTTTTAAATAATATTGAAGGTTTTAGAACTACGGAGCCCGAAGGAGCCTTTTATGTATTCCCTAATATTTCTTCATTCTTTGGTAAAACCATTAAGGGTCATAAGATTGCCAATGCGACAGATTTCAGCCTGTTCTTACTTGAAGAAGCCAATGTAGCTACGGTAACCGGGGAGGCATTTGGAAACCCGGAATGTATAAGAATATCCTACGCAGCAAGCGAATCACAAATTGAAGAAGCTTTAAAAAGGATCAAAGAAGCGCTTTCTTAG
- a CDS encoding TrkH family potassium uptake protein has product MPRLNYQIILHVMGLLLLCNGGFMLLATLVSWFYQDGVTLEISTAALITLFLGTLFMFSTRGHSKEVKIREGYIIVTFGWIFMALSGTLPYLISESIPGFTNAFFETMSGYTTTGASILNDIEAIPKGILFWRSLTHWIGGMGIIVLAIAILPLLGIGGMQLFTAESPGPSADKLKPRIRDTAKRLWLIYVSYTLAETILLWVAGMTFFDAINHAFSTLSTGGFSTKNASLAFWNDNPIIQYIIILFMLLAGSNFVLSYFAFKGNMQKVLKDDEFKWYLVFIGGFTLISALIIYFQADVSISSIDHPMVWGEGESAFRHSLFQVLAIITTTGFVSADYTMWTPFLTILFFGLFFLGGSAGSTAGGVKVMRHIIMIKNGMIEFKRTLHPNAILPVRFNGKSISKEIVFNILGFFILYMLSFIIGAVGLASLGLDFETAIGGAASSLGNIGPAFGGLSPVNNFDMLPAFGKWWCSFLMLIGRLELFTVLILLTPFFWRNR; this is encoded by the coding sequence ATGCCCAGACTGAATTACCAAATCATTCTGCATGTAATGGGCTTGCTGTTGCTTTGTAATGGCGGTTTTATGCTATTGGCGACCCTGGTCAGCTGGTTTTATCAGGATGGTGTTACTTTGGAAATTTCGACAGCTGCTTTAATCACGTTGTTTCTTGGAACACTTTTTATGTTTTCCACGCGAGGGCATAGTAAGGAGGTGAAGATTAGGGAAGGATATATCATCGTTACTTTTGGGTGGATATTCATGGCTTTAAGCGGGACTCTACCGTATCTGATTAGTGAGTCAATTCCCGGTTTTACGAATGCCTTCTTTGAAACCATGTCCGGGTATACAACTACCGGTGCATCAATCCTGAATGATATTGAGGCAATACCCAAAGGTATTCTCTTTTGGAGAAGTCTTACGCACTGGATAGGAGGGATGGGGATAATCGTACTTGCAATCGCCATTTTACCTTTACTAGGAATAGGAGGAATGCAGCTTTTTACTGCGGAATCTCCCGGTCCAAGTGCCGATAAGCTGAAGCCCAGAATTCGTGATACCGCTAAAAGACTTTGGCTTATCTATGTTTCCTATACTTTGGCTGAAACCATTCTGCTGTGGGTAGCCGGGATGACATTCTTTGATGCCATAAACCATGCTTTTAGCACACTTTCTACCGGTGGTTTTTCCACCAAAAATGCCAGTTTGGCCTTTTGGAATGATAACCCAATAATTCAGTATATAATTATTCTTTTTATGCTTCTTGCCGGGAGTAACTTCGTATTAAGCTATTTCGCTTTTAAAGGAAATATGCAAAAGGTATTGAAGGATGATGAATTTAAATGGTACCTAGTATTTATAGGAGGTTTTACCTTAATCTCAGCTCTGATTATTTACTTCCAGGCCGATGTTAGTATTTCTTCAATAGACCATCCAATGGTATGGGGGGAAGGGGAAAGCGCCTTTAGACATTCACTGTTTCAGGTGCTCGCAATAATAACCACTACAGGCTTTGTTTCTGCAGATTATACGATGTGGACACCCTTTTTGACAATATTATTTTTCGGACTTTTCTTTTTGGGAGGTTCGGCCGGGTCTACTGCCGGTGGTGTTAAGGTGATGCGGCATATAATAATGATCAAAAATGGGATGATAGAGTTTAAAAGAACACTTCACCCCAATGCAATATTACCGGTTAGATTTAACGGTAAATCGATCAGTAAAGAGATCGTATTTAATATCCTTGGATTTTTCATCCTCTATATGCTGTCCTTTATTATAGGGGCAGTTGGTTTAGCGTCATTAGGTCTTGATTTTGAAACGGCAATTGGTGGAGCAGCATCTTCCCTTGGAAACATTGGTCCGGCATTTGGAGGTTTAAGCCCGGTGAACAATTTCGATATGCTTCCTGCCTTTGGAAAATGGTGGTGTAGCTTCCTTATGCTTATCGGAAGACTTGAATTGTTTACCGTGTTAATACTCCTAACTCCATTCTTCTGGAGAAATAGATAA